A single region of the Microcella sp. genome encodes:
- a CDS encoding AAA family ATPase: MWRADRYDDHEIDADDASGANPLQPSSVRFDDPRVVPMNVAAPMWHRWLAELAQVGGPSTLLHFADDPRGRIELGTSHPGGLARFIAGSPTLLSNLVRDDVALKHARIAAERIADAGVELASARGIDAVHLGIGLVSWRFDGVDHCAPLLLRPLRLRRRGRDVELTLTHSVRVNPALVRALAEQFSVHLDEAAFVALAHDGDSFKPNPPLDRLRGLTAHLEGFTISPRLIVSTFAEVAPQLVADAHDLAHPVLDALAGNTSARWAVNEGVSPVEAAPADQRPPETDLLLLDADAEQEHVIASIVAGNSLVVKTLPGTGATQTVVNALGALVAHNKRVLVVSPRRASLRTISQRFSDIGLPGIAVSLRSLHRDVIRAISRNEKTQRPQVADVNEALMRLRAVLLDYREALSRPDPQLGISVIDCVTELSRLALLPTPPTTRARLSRAAVELLASDRREAAETMVHAAELGQFSYGPADSPWYGATFQTGDEAAQAQQLARRLHLESVPRLIERGRALIASTPMRPFETIAELGIYVRLLADLRHTLDKFQPAVFDRSLSELIAATAPRRESSTMPAATRRRLKALAKEYLRPGVSVSDLHESLTHIQQQRVLWQRFVPSGITPTVPVGIADVAVALQQVELDLAALDAPLGHHSRDQQLAHRPLGDLHRLLEALAAESDVLANLQERTTLLRQLERWDVAPLLSDLATRHVARDQVAAELELAWWRSALDSLLQHDRALLGVESDVLERLEADFRLVDETHAAGAAQLLAWQLAENWSIGITDWPDEADALRTALRSGHLSSATLHGEAPHLSRPIAPIWLASPYDVHLVSDEIPFDTVMLLDAGAVTVAEVASAVRRGRQVVAVGDPVTQAPAPFRIAIGDVVDDGDVDARHAGSALFQLSELLPAASLTRSYRAGGEDLAELVNRRFYAGRIESLPWAGSFLGHPSIAVDYLEGGHGMPDDDTGAIESVDVEVHRTVELVIEHATARPHESLMVITASAKHAGRVHAAVLEALTHRPDLHDVLLGDRAEPFAVLTIEQSVAQARDRVIFSIGFGRTPHGRVLSEFGSLGRPGGDRLLAVAMTRARRFVRIVSCIRAGDLDDDRLSHGARALADLLTDIEARRTADELPDDSDPMLIDLARRLEARGMKVALGHRGKLPLVASRGGYCVAVETDAALSGLSLRESLRLRPDLLRRLGWHYARVHVFELFSDPEAVADRILALAGGSPSGAATEELAISR, encoded by the coding sequence GTGTGGCGTGCCGACCGATACGACGATCATGAGATCGACGCCGACGACGCCAGCGGGGCGAACCCGCTGCAGCCGTCGTCGGTGCGGTTCGACGACCCTCGGGTGGTGCCCATGAACGTCGCGGCCCCGATGTGGCATCGCTGGCTCGCCGAGCTCGCGCAGGTGGGTGGGCCCAGCACGCTGCTGCACTTCGCCGACGACCCGCGCGGCCGCATCGAGCTGGGCACGAGCCACCCCGGTGGTCTCGCACGCTTCATCGCCGGAAGCCCCACACTCTTGAGCAATCTCGTGCGTGACGATGTGGCGCTCAAGCACGCGCGCATCGCCGCCGAGCGCATCGCCGACGCCGGTGTCGAGTTGGCGAGTGCTCGAGGCATCGACGCCGTGCACCTCGGCATCGGATTGGTGTCGTGGCGCTTCGACGGGGTCGACCACTGCGCACCTCTGCTGCTGCGCCCGCTGCGGCTGCGTCGTCGGGGCCGCGATGTCGAGTTGACGCTGACGCACTCTGTTCGGGTGAACCCCGCTCTCGTGCGGGCGCTCGCCGAGCAGTTCTCGGTGCACCTCGATGAGGCGGCGTTCGTCGCCCTGGCGCATGATGGCGACTCGTTCAAGCCGAACCCGCCGCTCGATCGGCTGAGGGGTCTCACCGCGCACCTCGAGGGCTTCACGATCAGCCCTCGACTGATCGTGAGCACGTTCGCCGAGGTGGCCCCGCAGCTCGTCGCCGACGCTCACGATCTCGCCCACCCCGTGCTCGATGCCCTGGCCGGCAACACGAGCGCCCGATGGGCCGTGAATGAGGGGGTGTCGCCGGTCGAGGCGGCGCCCGCCGATCAGCGCCCGCCCGAGACTGATCTGCTGCTGCTCGACGCCGATGCCGAGCAAGAGCACGTGATCGCGTCGATCGTGGCCGGCAATTCTCTCGTCGTGAAGACGCTGCCCGGCACGGGCGCGACGCAGACTGTGGTCAACGCGCTCGGGGCACTCGTCGCCCACAACAAGCGCGTCTTGGTGGTGAGCCCGCGGCGGGCGAGCCTGCGCACCATCTCGCAGCGCTTCAGCGATATCGGGCTGCCGGGCATCGCCGTCTCGCTGCGCAGTCTGCACCGCGATGTCATCAGGGCCATCAGCCGCAACGAGAAGACCCAGCGGCCTCAGGTGGCCGACGTCAACGAAGCCCTCATGCGCCTGCGCGCGGTGCTGCTCGACTATCGCGAAGCACTGTCTCGCCCTGATCCGCAGCTCGGCATCAGCGTCATCGACTGCGTCACCGAGTTGAGCCGTCTGGCGCTGCTGCCCACCCCACCGACCACGCGGGCGCGGCTCAGCCGGGCGGCCGTCGAGCTGCTCGCCTCTGACCGGCGTGAAGCGGCCGAGACGATGGTGCACGCCGCCGAACTGGGTCAGTTCAGCTACGGGCCCGCAGATTCGCCGTGGTACGGAGCCACCTTCCAGACCGGTGACGAGGCCGCGCAGGCTCAGCAACTGGCTCGACGGCTGCACCTCGAGAGCGTGCCGCGGCTCATCGAGCGGGGTCGGGCGCTCATCGCGTCGACGCCGATGCGCCCCTTCGAGACGATCGCCGAGCTTGGCATCTACGTTCGGCTGCTCGCCGATCTTCGGCACACTCTCGACAAGTTTCAGCCCGCGGTGTTCGATCGTTCGCTGAGCGAGCTCATCGCGGCGACCGCGCCTCGGCGAGAGTCGTCGACCATGCCCGCGGCCACGCGCCGCCGGCTCAAGGCGCTCGCGAAAGAGTACTTGCGGCCGGGAGTCAGCGTGAGCGATCTGCACGAGTCGCTCACCCACATTCAGCAGCAGCGCGTGCTGTGGCAGCGCTTCGTGCCCAGCGGCATCACTCCGACCGTGCCGGTGGGCATCGCCGATGTCGCCGTGGCCCTGCAGCAGGTCGAGCTCGACCTCGCCGCCCTCGATGCGCCGCTGGGGCACCACAGCCGCGACCAGCAACTGGCCCACCGCCCGCTCGGCGACCTGCATCGGCTGCTCGAGGCGCTGGCGGCCGAGAGCGATGTCCTCGCCAACCTGCAAGAGCGCACGACGCTGCTGCGACAGCTCGAACGGTGGGATGTCGCACCGCTGCTGAGCGATCTGGCGACTCGCCACGTCGCGCGCGATCAGGTCGCCGCCGAGCTCGAGCTGGCCTGGTGGCGGTCTGCCCTCGACAGCCTGCTGCAGCACGACCGGGCACTGCTGGGCGTCGAGAGCGATGTGCTCGAACGCCTCGAGGCCGACTTCAGGCTCGTCGACGAGACGCATGCCGCCGGAGCCGCGCAACTGCTCGCGTGGCAGCTCGCCGAGAACTGGTCGATCGGCATCACCGACTGGCCCGATGAGGCCGACGCGCTGCGCACAGCGCTCAGGTCTGGTCACCTGTCGTCGGCGACGCTGCACGGCGAGGCCCCGCACCTCAGCCGACCGATCGCGCCGATCTGGCTCGCGTCGCCCTACGACGTGCACCTGGTCAGCGACGAGATTCCGTTCGACACCGTCATGCTGCTCGACGCCGGGGCGGTCACGGTGGCCGAGGTGGCGAGCGCCGTGCGTCGCGGCCGTCAGGTGGTCGCCGTGGGCGACCCGGTGACGCAGGCCCCCGCGCCGTTCCGCATCGCGATCGGCGACGTGGTCGATGATGGCGATGTGGATGCCCGGCACGCCGGCTCGGCACTGTTCCAGTTGAGCGAGCTGCTGCCGGCGGCGTCGCTCACGCGCTCGTACCGCGCGGGCGGCGAAGACCTCGCCGAGCTCGTGAACCGCAGGTTCTACGCCGGCCGCATTGAGTCGTTGCCGTGGGCCGGATCGTTTCTCGGGCATCCCTCGATCGCCGTCGACTACCTCGAGGGCGGCCACGGCATGCCCGACGACGACACGGGAGCGATCGAGAGCGTCGACGTCGAAGTGCACCGCACCGTCGAGCTGGTCATCGAGCACGCTACGGCGCGTCCGCACGAGTCGCTTATGGTCATCACCGCGAGCGCGAAGCACGCTGGTCGGGTTCACGCGGCGGTGCTCGAAGCGCTCACCCACCGGCCCGACTTGCACGATGTGTTGCTGGGCGACCGCGCCGAGCCGTTCGCGGTGCTCACCATCGAGCAGTCGGTGGCGCAGGCGCGCGACCGCGTGATCTTCTCGATCGGCTTCGGTCGCACGCCGCACGGGCGAGTGCTGAGCGAGTTCGGGTCGCTGGGGCGGCCCGGGGGCGATCGCTTGCTGGCCGTCGCGATGACGCGAGCGCGCCGCTTCGTGCGCATCGTCAGCTGCATCCGCGCCGGCGACCTCGACGACGACCGACTCTCGCACGGCGCGCGAGCGCTCGCCGACCTGCTCACCGATATCGAGGCGCGCCGCACCGCAGACGAGCTGCCAGACGACAGCGACCCGATGCTCATCGACCTCGCCCGCAGGCTCGAGGCGCGCGGCATGAAGGTTGCGCTCGGGCACCGCGGCAAGCTGCCCCTGGTGGCGAGCCGCGGCGGGTACTGCGTCGCCGTCGAGACCGATGCCGCCCTCAGCGGGCTGTCGCTGCGCGAGTCGTTGCGCTTGCGCCCCGACCTGTTGCGTCGGCTCGGCTGGCACTACGCGCGCGTGCACGTCTTCGAACTCTTCAGCGACCCTGAGGCCGTGGCCGATCGCATTCTCGCGCTCGCGGGTGGCTCGCCGTC